AAGATAAAGGGAAAGAACAAGAAGATCGAGGGCAGGTGTGACATACTAATGCAAATTAGCACTACTGATGTTGAATGTGTTGGTGATGAAACAAGGCTCGTTGCGCAGGGCGTTCACCTTGCAAGGCAACTGATTGATAACATACAAGACTCCACAAAACGGTGGAAGGTGCTATCTGATTTCTGGGCTGAGATGATGCTGTACGTCTCGCCATCCGACGATCCCCGGGAGCACCTGGAAGTTCTTGCAAGAGGAGGGGAGTTCATCACGCATCTTTGGGCACTGCTCACGCATGCTGGTGTGCTGAAGCGAGGCCCTAGATGATAACCAAAGGATGTTGTTGTCTGATCTATCCAACAAGTGCACACGCATCAGTCAATACATCCATGTCTAATAAGTCTGTCGAGtttgttttctcttttcatGTCGTGTCTGTTGTCAGATTTTGGTGAGAATCGTGTTACGATTGCTAGTTATGTTGCACAAATAATAAACAGTAAGAAATCCGAAAACGCTGCAGCTTCATCGCAGCACAAAATCCACTCCCTCTCAGTTGTATTTGTTCGTCTGTGAATCGAGCAGGTCCTGTTGTAGCAGAGATTGACCCTACCACACCGGCATGAGGTTTCATGCACACTTGGATTCGAAGCACGTACGTACTGGTTCCATCAGCGAATCCACTGAGGGCTGTGTAGGCCTCGTACACATGTTCGTGGAACAAGCTTTCAAGCGCCGGACCTTGGTATCTTGGGCCTTCAGCCAACCACCTATGTGCATTGGTTCACTGTTTTCTAGCAGCTATATGGGACCTAGGGTCAGAGCTGGATTGGCGTCTGAATATGGCCCTTCACCTTCCGCTTGTGCAGGAGGATCATGTTTGTCATCATTCCCGACGTGGACTTCTTGTTCGCGACATGAACTTATTGTAGGTGATCTGGACATTCGCGGTGTAAAATTATCTTTTCACTTTATAGACTAATGCATTCTCCATGCATAATCATTTGTTCTCTACGCAGACTAAATTGGCCAACAATGTGCACATATTTATTCAATTAGaagacactagtagagaactctccttccatgcgcccccttctatctcggtttaaagttggcccaggacaaaaggggacgcGTCACGGTAGGTTGGAATGGGACGGagttttactcccggttgatatttgcaaccgggactaaataaaggtgaccctttagtcccagttgtaacagCTATCCAGccaccgacggcgccaccctgTTGTCATGGTTGGAAtaaccaaccgggagtaaacgtttactcccggttggtagggacaAAAGGGTAGCgctttgtcctggttggaagctccaaccggttTACTCCCGGTTTGTAATTCTaattgggataaaagggtggtgcttttatcccggttggaggcttcaaccgggagtaaacttccaaccgggacaaaagatgttcctttttatcctggttggaatttAAATTAGGATAAAAGCTCATCCCCCCATAAAATCTAAgatagaggcctttcttcctcttccagcccgagccagtccactccacaaagacgcttcccgaagcaagcctaggggaggtgctgcccgaatatTTTTCCTCACTTCCAtggagatttcactcatccaaagttttgtgaaggttagctacttcatcctccgtTTATTTATTGTTGTTTTGCTTTGTTTTATATTTTCGAGAGGGAGAAGAATGAGTTTGCTTGctagaaagagggagaatgaagaggatttgtatttatacatgtttttgagctaggaTGTAATGGATAGTTTGATTGTTATATATGATTAGTAtgagttaaaacaacttgatgtgtagaatggagatggatagtatagttgctaaaatgtgaagtagaaaatggagaggattttgaggtagaatgtgagggagaatcgagagtaaatgtgaggtagaatggagaggattttaaTACAATGGCAACTGCAAGCTACCCGGTCCCTCCAGTGTTTTTTTAGCATATTTAGACCTCTCCTTCAAGAATCTCTGTGGTACTATTCCTAACTTCCTGGCAAATTTCGGAAGCACACAAGCTGCTGTCAACAATAAACTTCGGATGCATGCAGTCCTTTAATTTTCATTCTCCTGGCTGCTAGTGATTGATTACAGTGTATTTCCTATTCATGATTTGATTGATTTATTGAGCCATTTTAACCTATCATGCAGAATTGCTGCTCGAAGGGGACGCTCCACCCTTCTGCATGCATGTCGTGCCCATGCCGCCAGCTGCTCGCTCGTCCTCGCAGCGATTTGAGCGTATAGTCAGCTGAAAAGATTCTTTATGGTGGAACCTGATTTATTCAGTTATAAACGACGTGTCCATTGATAgttttgtaaaaagaaaatagGTGAGTGCCTTGGTGTGCCCATGCTGCCGGCTGCTCGCTCGTCCTCGCACCACTGTTCGGTCGTCCTCGTGTCGTCCTTATCCACTACTCTTAGTCCACGACGACTTCCACGTCCTCATCCTTCCCCAAGCTTAGAAATTGATTGTCCATCGGGCTGCCTCAATAATTAATATTCCGATGCATGTTAGGTCTATACATGTAGGCAAAGACGAGTAATCATGAGTGTTTTGAGAGAGGAGATGTTGCTGAGCCATTCTGGCAGTGCTGATATGCTGCGACAATATTTCAACTCGAGTGACTGAAGGGAGGAGAGTTGTTGTATGCTCTCCGGCAAGCTCATCAGATTTGAACAGAACGAGAAATTCAACTTCCGGAGGGCAGGGAAGTGGTGAAACAGCCTGAAACTCTAGTGCTGGCTTGTCGTGCTGATAGTCAAGCTGGTGGTGTGGTTGGAGTAGAGTTGCAGCGATGGCTGCTGGTTTGTACCACCTCCAGTGAAGATATAACATGGTCGATTTCTGATATTATGAACTGACGACATTTGGGTGGGCATGGTTTCAACCTCAACTTTGGACATTCAAATACCCCGAGTACATCTAGCATAGGGAACATGAACTCCTCCACGCCATCTTTGCCAGGGCACGTTgtatttgtaacacccaaaaattACAACTttgcattttattaaaatttgctagaaacaATTTGCTTGTTTAAGGCATGTAAGGTCATTTTTGCATTTTTCTAGACATCCAAGCATTTTTCTAATTTAATAATGAAATATAGGATTTTATTGGGCATTCATTCTGTTGCATATCTCTTTGTTGAATGCTTGAAGAAGGATTTGTGTTTCACCTTGGGTTGCTGTATTGAATTTTCTGTCAGTCAGCTTCCTGCTCTTGGGTGTTTCAGTTTCAGAGTTCAATCAGTTAATTATCTGTTCTCTAGTTCTTCAGTTGCAGTTCTGTAGCTTTTTGGTTGTCAGTCGCCAGATGTTCCTATCAAGCTTTTTCAGTCTTGTGGCCTGGTTTTGTGGTTGTGTACTGCTTTTGGGttgttaagtttttttttatttttctgtcAGTTGGCTGGTTGTCCTGTTTTTTCCGAAGTTCAGAGTCTGGGGCATTCAGTTTCAGTCTCCGATTGATTTCTGGCTTTCCGTCAGTTCCTGTTTCTGCTTCGGAAACAGCAGCTCCTTTCTGGCCCGACGCTGTGCCCTGCTCGTGGCCCAGCACCTTTCCGCAGCAGCAGGCCAACTAGCTTGCCTCGGCCCAGTTCGAAGGCAACGGCCCAGCTCGTGACCAGGTTCCTCTCGCTCGCAGCTCTCCTCCTGCCGCAGACAAGCAGGGCCCGCAGTCATCTTCCTCGCAGCGTTTTCTTCCGCTCGCATGCAAAATCGCTCGCGTTCCTCCAGCGCCGCTTCTCTGAATCGGACTCAAGCCCGGACCGTGTGCGTGCCGCGCCCGCGTCCGACTCGATGCGGACCCACTCGCCAGGGCTGGTACAAAAGGCCGCCGCCACTTCCTTTTTCCCCAAAACCGCAAGCTTTTTCGCATCTACAGCTTCCTTGCGCCGCCACCCGAAGCATCTGCCGCCACGCTCGAGCTCCTCTGTGCGCGCTGCCGTCACCCCTTCGTCGTCCTCACCTCCACCAGAAGCTCCGCGGGAAGGTGAAGACCCGGCTACACATCGCCCGTGCATCCCTGCGTTTTgcgttttgttttattttatttgttttccttgCCGCAAGTTCTTGCCAGAGCCTATGCCGTCGCCAAGTCCTCACCGTCGGCATCCCAAATGAGTTCATTGCTCTCGTTTCTATTTGCTGGTCTAATCCTCGCTCAAATCTGCACCCAGTCGCGCGTTCCCGGGCGATTCCGGCGAACTGCCGttttccgccgccgctcgccgtcgctgaCGTCAGCGCAGCAGCTGCCGGCCGCCGGATCGCCATCCGACGGTCCACATCAATTCAGCCGAGTCAGCAGCCGCGCTTTTGCACTTTAACCCCTGCAGTTTCTGCGTTTTGCGTTGATATCCTCCCGCAGCTCAAAACTATTTAAAACCAGATCCTTGTAATCTCAATTTTTCTCGCAGTTATGCCCCTGCATCTTGTTTtaagcatatcttttgctttATAGCTTCGTTTTTAACGTTCTTTATATCCGTGTGTTCGTTTTAATGCGTAGAATAGATTTTCAAACATGTTTTCTCTTTTTaattatgattggtgtactgttttcttatgtattgtatttgtttgcttgtatgtgctcgtgtgacgcgtgtagacgttcaGCAGTTCAAGGGATTTGGagatcaagctttcgaggagtacgaacagcaagagcaaggccaagaaggcaagtcgtacccttgatcactactttttagtcctatacacttttactttctcgtactcaacaaccatgctatgcacatgttaagattcaattgatgggtcccaaatAAGGTTCGACTAGATTTAATTTACTTTTGCCTTAACCAACCaggtttacttttatgttgggtagcttaTGCTTAGAGCTTACTTGggatatggtggtttaactgaatTCAAcatttaatcttgctttacttctgttgtACCTTCCGTTAATACAATATCACaaatgtttaatcggaacatggagaaccacccgggAAAACAGTgttaccacaagactaaatggctctggtcttggctgaataattagaaaccttagtctggggtaatcttactcgtgatgaggcaagaggggggactgagttgTTGCATTAGCAGCCTAtgataggttgtgcacgccagacaccgaaaccttagcgggttaccaccgattaatgaatctttgtaaaggcctcgtagcgtccctatgcaatcacacctcggaagtgtagtatggtgccttgcaaacaccgcatggttgggtccaaagttcttttgaacttttacgtgacttgtgggtaaagatgtacaacctctgcagagtgtaaaactgatcgatcagccgtgctcacggttaagagcggctggaccctcacatgataatattatcggaagatagatttaaattgttgtcattttatgcatatgttgttgactttatttatgctcatgtttaatttcgggtggtataaacttatatttagctaattgctaataaaatttgaccaacttaattaaaagctaatgCTAATTAcaccttagccataccttgattggccttacactacactattcctcACGACTTGtggagtaccaaccataagtgtactcacccttgcaaaaccgctattcagaccaagctaatttggaggagtatctcacgactttgaggagttctaggcgtacagttcttcagtcagctgcctgtggtgtcgtcATCGTCTTTGGAGTTCCACTGCGTAATAATTAGGCTTATGTCTTATTGAGACTtttggtcatgtaataatgtttaatactcccttTATTCgttttagcactgtctttgttattcactattatcatacatgtgtgtaacttgatcctggtgcACATatattgaaagcactcggttttgtccttaaaatcagGTGTGACAGTATTTCACTCCTCCAATCCTTGCATAAAAACCACTGTGAACTTTGCCAATTAGGGGAACGCTCCTTTTCCACCACAGATACCCCTTTCAATTTTTGTAACGTTGGGTAAATTCCAGAGAAGCAGGCTCTCCAGGTACGGCAATTGTCCAAGTGGTGGTAGGTTGCTACATGTCGGCAGATCCACCAATTTAATACAAGTAAGATAAGGGAGATGATGAAAAATTGCCATGAGCCAGTCAGGAAAGCTTGGACTACTATAACCTTCTAGACTCAAGTCCTTCAGGATCATTGGTGGCACTAGTTGTCCCAACAAATCCTTGTCCTCCAGATGTCGATCAGCATCCAAGGTCCATACCAGTTTCAAAGTCAAAAGATTATGTTTGGTTAACAGGTGAAGTCTCTGTGCTTCCTCTAGAAgtgtttttttctttgcttCTCCCAAAACTCACCTCAACTTGCATAAAATGAGTTTCTTGATAAAACCAAACCTCGTGTCCCATTCCTTGACTATCCTTTCATTTTATATAATTTCAATgctaagtaccaaccataagtgtactcaacctTGATTTCATTATACAAGTTAGACATTCTAGTTCTAAATTTATTCTGACCGTGGAGTggtgaaaaaatatttttccataaaTTTATGCATCTTTTATTATTTTGATGCTAATCTGTGATGAGGATTATATCAGCTACTGATCCAGAGGGAGGTCCCCacaaccaactggtactaaatgagCACTTTAGTACGAGTTATGTGGCTTGATACTAAAGGGTCCCCTTTAGTACAAGTTGTCCAACCAGGTTTGAgactggtactaaaggtggATTCCCCAGTAGTGTGTGGTGCATCACACCCCCTACTCTTGCTATAAACTGGGAGAGATACTACCTTTCATACCCAGTTGTAGAACTGCGAGTAATACCCCCAAGGTATTGATTCCTCGTATGCACTACCGGTTCACATTCCTGAACGAGGAGTGATGTCCATTTATATAGTAGTGTgatttaaaaggaaaaatatagatTCCATTAGTTAGTGATGTGGCCTAACGTTGTTGCTTATTGCGTTTTGTTTTCAAGAATACAGGAAAGACATTTGTGCGGGGGAGTACCATTTCATGTATACATATATCTTTCCATGGCGTGTATTATATATGGTTTTGCTCTTGGAAGTTCTTGTGTCGATACGGTCGCACGGTCTCCTCATCATCGTTCACTGAAGAAAGTGTATATAAACGTACTCATTCTCTATATTCGACGACCTAGTACCGTGGACCTCCCAAGTCTTTGCCTGATAATTAAGCACGTGATCAAGTTGGCTTTACAAACTCTCGTTTTAGGAGAGCTTAATACACAAGTTTTATTATTGTCCGTACACGTCTTGTTCGATGTGCAAAAAGTCCTGCCGAACGGTGCTTTTAGTGCAAATTTAATTAAATAGATGCCAATTGCCACGTTCAAGGATAAAAATCGAGTGGTCATGGCCACCCCCTGCAGCTTGTCTTCGCCAAGTGGGGTGGAAAGAAATCGAGTGCTCATGTGCACGAGTCACCATCACATGCCCTACTGGAAAGATAAGTATGCTTACCACACAATACTAGCTAGTATACTACACAAGCATGCATGTGTGATGTCAGCATGCCGTCTCTGGATGATGCAACCAAATTAATGTATATATGTCCGGTAATTAACGTTGTGTTTAAATTTTTTCGGTGCCGGCAAAACAAGGCGTCTCCAAAAGGTATGTCTTTTAGTCACCGTGTCACTGTAACATTAATCAGTTTAACATTCAAATGAGTGAAGGGCATCTTAGCATGGTAATTTCATGCTTACTTGGCACTTTTGGCAACGTGCAAGAGTGTTTTTGGTCTTCGATTCCGGAGCCATACTAGCGCACGCGATCCGTGGGCCTCGCAATTCTATGCATATATTAAGTAAGGTACAGGCACAGTTGCTTTTCAAAAAGCAACTGCTCTGCAAATAATCGTTGATGACTTCACCAAGTCAACGTCTTCGTCTTAGCCGGGCGCTCATTCCACTAGCAAGGTACTAAGCACTCATCTCTAGTCCAAAACTCAAGTATCCTTGCTGCTATCAGTGATCCCTGCTTGTTTGCTCTCTCTTTTTGACCTTTTCCAAGTCCAAATGCTCCACATGCTTTGTCTGAAAGAGGGCACTGCTTGGAATGTGGACTTATTGTATGGACATGTTGCCTCAGCCATTCCACTAAACAATGATTTTTATGAAAAACACCAAAAGGTGTGAGTTTTCGTGTTAAGTCTAAAATGAACCTTCGCATAGTCCCAGGTCTGGTCAGCACAGATTGACGACTGTGAGGGTCGGAGACCCTATTGATATATTTGCTTCGTGCGAACTTTCCTGGGGTAATATCCACGAGGCGGATGATAGTAACCCTATTTGGATCCTAGTATATCTGTGGATGGACCTTGATATATAGCTAGTAAACACTAGTAGGGTCAGCAAAGCAATACAATTAATGCTCATGTGTTATGATTCCTTCTACTACTTGTTTAAGACTCCATGACACTGAAGATAATTTTAGGATGTTCATTCCATATATACCCACTTGCCACACTTTAGCACAACCTGTATGACCTTTAACCTAATCATGCGACAGAATGATCACTTTATAGCACCAAACTGAAATTTGATACATTGACCTCACAGAAGTCGTCGTCTAATCCTGAGGCTGAATCGACTTAACCTTTAAATACCACCCCATCAGTACTGGTTCAATATGGTATTATATTTGCAGTTTGATTAATGGCACATATAGTATTACGTCTTGGAATGATTGATGGACATACGGATAGTTTTGTATGTATAAGGTTGTTGAAGTGATAAAAATATTAAGTCATCGTGCATATACAACGGTCGGTAAAGACATCTCGAACGCCAAAATCATCaatattttgtgtgtgtgtgtgtatagtACTTTATTACATCTTTGTAATATCATCAGATTAAATCTAGCTTTGTCCATATAGTCTCCAAAAGGCATGTCTAGTCATGGTCACTCTAACGAAACTACCTGCACGGTGAAGTCTTCAAGCCCTGAGTCGCTACGAGAGCCTCCGATCAGTGAGCCTCGCAAGTCTATACCCAAATCATGCATGCGATAGATCGAATGCCACTATAGGTAGCACTTTATGTAACCAAACTGAATTTGATACCTTGATCTATGGTTAGTTTACACCTAATCACAAGGTTAAGTACCACCTATACCTAGGTTCATTGCATTTTTCCACGAGCAAGTACAGCGTTAACAAATTGAGCGTTTTGGAATCAATGCTCCACGCATCTCTTCAAGTTGAAGGGTggcttcaacttgtgccatGAGCAAGTTTATTTAATTAACTAAGTTGAAAGACTTTAATCTTTAGCTATGTTGTTGCTGCAGAGCTACTGATCGAGCTAGCTAGCTCCCTTAACATCATTAAGAGCTCTGGCTAAGTGTGCATCAACCACCACCGGATGTGGTTCGACAGAGTCCCCGCCCCCGGATCAACCACCACGCACCAAGCTATGCTTTTTCTTGAGCTCTATATATACGACCTCAGGGCTCTCCGGGACTCCAAACTGTGTACTCTCTTCACTAGAGTGAGGTAGAGAACTAGGCTCGCCCACTCCACCGCCATGGTTTTGGCACCGAGTCCCCAACCAAGCGACGATTCGCCCATGCGGCATTGTGCCGACGATAATACAGATGTTGTGGAAGCTTTTGTGTACCTGGCCGTTGTGGCCATGTTCCTCTTGCATATACTTGGTCCGTTACGCCGGCCGTTGAGCCACGGCCTCCTCCATCATATCGTGATGGGAGTCTACACTCTCTCCTACCCTTTGGTGGGCTACACCATTGGGCGGATGCAGTCTTCCGATATCTACTACATGGACTTCACCGTGTGGGCTGTGTTCCTGCTTCTGCTCCTCAGCAGCACGGACAGCCTCACGGCTTGCCGCCTCAACGACATCAACAGCTGGAAGAGCATCTACGTCAAACAACTCTTTAAAGGTGTCTTGCTGGTGTATATCATTATATTGTTTGCCTTTGACTTCGAGCAGCAGGACGATGCGCACTACCTGTGGTACCCGCTCTCGGCCATCCTGTTTGTTATCATCCTCAAGTCATATGTGATGATAGCATCCATGAGGATGGTGAGCAAGTCCTACCTCGGCAAGAACATGAGGGTGATCACCGAATACATGCGGTATAAGGTGGTGCCCTTCGATCCAGTGACCATGGAAGGCTGCCGGTACATGGTCGCTGGAGAGAAACACTGCATCAACCGGCGTGGACGCACACCATGGTACGAGCAGGAAGACTTGAAGGTTACCACCGTGGACCAGATCTGGCAGTGCAAGGGGAATCTGCTCACCGATGATCGGGGTAATGCGCTCAAGGACTTGTGCCTCTCTATGGCACTCTCAAAGATGCTCAACCGAAGGTTTGATGGGTTCAAGCTCTCTAAGGCAGAGCTTCAGAAAACCCATGACTTCGTCTTCAAAGGCCTTCTCGCCGGGGACGAGCCACATCTGCGGGCCTTCAGGGTTattgaggaggagcttgttttTGTCCATGACATGTATTACACAAGGTACTCTTACCTTTACCAAAAGGGTAAATACCTGGCTCTCTGTCTGCCTGTCATCATGATTGCCCTATGCTCGTGGCTCACAGTAGCCTGCCTGGACGTCAAGTATCAGGACGACCGTTATCGCAGTAATCATGGCAAGCGCAGTCTGATGTCTGAAACCATAGTCATAATGGTTGTCTTGGCATTCCTGGAGGTATACCAGCTGTACCTGTACATAGCCTCAGGTTGGTTTAAGGTGGCACTGATACGGAGCTACGTCGCCGCACCTTATTTCCAAACAAGCTGTTTCTCCGAGATGATCATACGTCTTCTCTTGATGTTGAAGGCGTTTCGCCCATGGAAGGGCAGACTTGGGCAGTACTGTTTCCTGGAAAATCTTGGCCGCAGAAGTAAGCTTATGAGTTGTCTCCATTATGGTACACTGGGCTTGCTGGACAAGGCCATGAAGGGAAGCAAGAATTCAGTGAAGCTGTCCGAAGATGTGAAGAAAGCCATCATTGATTCCCTACTAGCAAGCAATGGAGTCCTGACGAACGGCGTAACATCGCTGCAAAAGAATGGCGTCCATGGCCTCTCATGGGCATGTGATGCTAATGCTACCGTCGGAGCGGTGACTCGCACCATTCTTGTCTGGCACATTGCTACAACACTGAGTGAGCACCAGCTGGATAAACAAGGCAAAAAAGCAAAGGCGGTTAGAACAGCCTCCACTTTATCGAAGTACTGCATGCATCTGCTTGCTTTCGCACCTGACCTCTTACCTGACCACCACTCTATATCGGAAGCCATACTTGATCAGTCAATTGATAAAGAAGGCGACCAATGGCAGCGACTAGGCGGGCTACTCGAAGGGGCCAATGATTTGGAGAGCAGGTGTAAGAAACTATTGAAGATTAGCACCAATGACGGTAATGACGATGAAGCTCCGCTTCTTGCAAAGGGCGCTCAGCTTGCAAGGCAGATTGAAGGCATACAAGACTCGAAATTGCGGTGGAAGGTCCTCTCTGATTTCTGGGCGGAGATGATGCTGTATATCTCACCGTCTGATGATGCCCGGGTGCACCTGGAAGTTCTTCCAAAAGGAGGGGAGTTCATCACGCACATTTGGGCGCTGCTCACGCATGCCGGTGTGCTGAAGCGAGGCCCTACAGAGCCAAAGCATGTTGTGTGACCTCTGCAACAAGTGCACACGTAGCAGTCCTTATATATATCTAGTGCTTGTAACATTCCATGTTGGGTCTGTATCTGTATCCATGTCGTGTGTCTGTATCTCTTTTCATGTGGTGTCTGTTGTCGGATTTTGGTCAGGGTCGGAGTATGTAATTACCGCAAGTTTGCTTAAGAAGAGTGTGACACccgacccaatttggttggcccagtgtggcccatgagtacaggtgcgcatgtttagtaccacattgctagtttatcaagggtggagccaacttataagccttcgtcaaccagccatagcacctttaggttaacccttttacatgaagcgaggacgaaagtgtaaacAGAGTACTATGTAtacgcgtgcccgcccctcaGAAGGgatgggcggtgcggctttggaggatggGGTGTTACAAAGAGTGCATGTTCAGGTTGTTGGACGTGCGTGCGTCTTAGGTGGTCATTACTATAGTCATTACGATTGCTAGTATTATGTTGCAAAAATATAGGGAAAGAATTACTATAGTCATTACAACCGAAACTAAagccccctctttagtcccggttatcatcaataccaaccaggactaaagctccaCCCCATTTTAGCCTAATGTGGCGCCTCCCCCTTAGTCACGAGcaaactttaaaccgggataaaagggggcgcatggaaggtgagtccTTTACTAGTGGACGCCAATTGCCACCTTTTTTCATAGTGAAAAACTTGCTGTCTCGGGCAGCTATCTACTAGTGCACACCCGTGATATGAGGTGGAAACACAAAGAACAACACACAATTGTCCCCCGATGCAGCTTTCTTCCCCAAATGGACTGGAAAAGGTCACAATAGCTATGCAACACTAGTAAGGTCAGCAAAGCATCTGAGTGCTCGTGTGTTATAATTCCATCTAGAACTTGTTTATGATTCCATGTCTGAAGGGAATTTTAGCATGTTCCTTTC
This genomic window from Setaria viridis chromosome 8, Setaria_viridis_v4.0, whole genome shotgun sequence contains:
- the LOC117834681 gene encoding uncharacterized protein — its product is MVLAPSPQPSDDSPMRHCADDNTDVVEAFVYLAVVAMFLLHILGPLRRPLSHGLLHHIVMGVYTLSYPLVGYTIGRMQSSDIYYMDFTVWAVFLLLLLSSTDSLTACRLNDINSWKSIYVKQLFKGVLLVYIIILFAFDFEQQDDAHYLWYPLSAILFVIILKSYVMIASMRMVSKSYLGKNMRVITEYMRYKVVPFDPVTMEGCRYMVAGEKHCINRRGRTPWYEQEDLKVTTVDQIWQCKGNLLTDDRGNALKDLCLSMALSKMLNRRFDGFKLSKAELQKTHDFVFKGLLAGDEPHLRAFRVIEEELVFVHDMYYTRYSYLYQKGKYLALCLPVIMIALCSWLTVACLDVKYQDDRYRSNHGKRSLMSETIVIMVVLAFLEVYQLYLYIASGWFKVALIRSYVAAPYFQTSCFSEMIIRLLLMLKAFRPWKGRLGQYCFLENLGRRSKLMSCLHYGTLGLLDKAMKGSKNSVKLSEDVKKAIIDSLLASNGVLTNGVTSLQKNGVHGLSWACDANATVGAVTRTILVWHIATTLSEHQLDKQGKKAKAVRTASTLSKYCMHLLAFAPDLLPDHHSISEAILDQSIDKEGDQWQRLGGLLEGANDLESRCKKLLKISTNDGNDDEAPLLAKGAQLARQIEGIQDSKLRWKVLSDFWAEMMLYISPSDDARVHLEVLPKGGEFITHIWALLTHAGVLKRGPTEPKHVV